The Deinococcus multiflagellatus nucleotide sequence CCATGGAAGGCGCCCAGGCTGTGGTGTTTGTGCTGGACCCACGCGAGGGGCTCTCGGCAGCCGACTACGAGGTGGCTGACTGGCTGCGCCGCCTGGGCAAGCCGGTGATTCTGGTCGCCAACAAGATTGACAGCCCCAAGCACGAGGTCTATATGGCTGAACTGTGGGGCCTGGGCTTTGGCGAGCCCATTGCCATCAGCGCCGAGCACGCGCGCGGCCTGGACGACCTGATGGACCGGGTGTTGACCCACCTGCCCGAAGACGACGAGGACGTGCCGGAAATCGCGCCCATTCGCATCTCGCTGATTGGCCGCCCCAACGTGGGCAAAAGCAGCCTGCTGAACGCCATCACCCAGAGCGACCGCGCCATCGTGGCCGATCAGCCGGGCACCACCCGCGACAGCCTGGATGTGGAATGGGATTACGGCGGCCAGCGCTTTGTGCTGGTGGACACGGCCGGCATTCGCAAAAAGCCCGACACCGCCATTGAGGACTACGCCATTCAGCGCTCGCAGGCGGCCATTGAGCGCAGCGACCTGATCTGGCTGGTGGTGAACGCCACCGACCTGGGCGACCACGAACTGAAGCTGGCGAACCTCGCCTACGACAGCGGCAAGCCCGTGATCGTGGTGGTGAACAAGTGGGACCTCGTGCCCGACGAGGACCTCAAGCGCACGGAAAAGGACCTGAACCAGAAGCTGCACCATATTTCCTATGCGCCGCGCGTGTACACCAGCGCGATCAACGAGTACGGCATTCACGACATGCTGGCCGAGGCCATGAAGCTGCACGAGAAATGGCAGAGCCGCATTCCCACCAGCGAACTCAACCGCTGGCTGGAGGTCTGGCAGATGCGCCAGGCCGTGCCCAACTTCCACGGTAAGAAGCTGAAGATGTACTTCATGACGCAGGTGGAAACCGCGCCGCCCACCTTTGCCATCTTCTGCAACCGCGCCGATTTCGTGACGCGCGCCTACGAGGGCTTCCTGCAAAACCGCATCCGCGAGGACCTGCAACTGGCCGGCATTCCGGTGCGTCTGAAGTGGAAGGAAAAGGGGCCGTACAAGAAGGACAAGAAGAACGAC carries:
- the der gene encoding ribosome biogenesis GTPase Der, which translates into the protein MHKVAIVGRPNVGKSSLFNRLIGRREAVVADFPGVTRDAKEGLMLYHNHRITLIDTGGLWSGDEWEAAIREKAEWAMEGAQAVVFVLDPREGLSAADYEVADWLRRLGKPVILVANKIDSPKHEVYMAELWGLGFGEPIAISAEHARGLDDLMDRVLTHLPEDDEDVPEIAPIRISLIGRPNVGKSSLLNAITQSDRAIVADQPGTTRDSLDVEWDYGGQRFVLVDTAGIRKKPDTAIEDYAIQRSQAAIERSDLIWLVVNATDLGDHELKLANLAYDSGKPVIVVVNKWDLVPDEDLKRTEKDLNQKLHHISYAPRVYTSAINEYGIHDMLAEAMKLHEKWQSRIPTSELNRWLEVWQMRQAVPNFHGKKLKMYFMTQVETAPPTFAIFCNRADFVTRAYEGFLQNRIREDLQLAGIPVRLKWKEKGPYKKDKKNDEE